A window of Fictibacillus halophilus contains these coding sequences:
- a CDS encoding HU family DNA-binding protein, translated as MNKTDLINAVSEQAELSKKDASKAVDAVFEAITGTLQSGDKVQLIGFGNFEVRERAARKGRNPQTGQEIEISASKVPAFKPGKALKDAVK; from the coding sequence ATGAACAAGACTGATCTAATCAATGCAGTATCTGAGCAAGCTGAGCTTTCTAAGAAGGATGCATCTAAAGCAGTTGACGCTGTTTTCGAAGCAATCACTGGTACTCTACAAAGCGGTGATAAGGTTCAACTTATCGGATTTGGTAACTTTGAAGTTCGTGAGCGTGCAGCTCGTAAAGGCCGCAACCCACAAACTGGTCAAGAGATCGAGATCTCTGCTAGCAAAGTTCCTGCTTTCAAACCAGGGAAAGCCCTTAAGGACGCTGTTAAATAA
- the spoIVA gene encoding stage IV sporulation protein A yields the protein MEKIDIFKDIAERTGGDIYLGVVGAVRTGKSTFIKKFMELVVLPNIDNEAERQRAQDELPQSAAGRTIMTTEPKFVPNNAVKINVGDGLDVNIRLVDSVGYAVPSAKGYEDENGPRMIHTPWYDEPIPFHEAAEIGTRKVIQEHSTLGVVVTTDGTIGEIPRYDYVESEERVVEELKEVGKPFIMLINSTQPHHPDTQRLRNELCEKYDIPVLAMSVEAMTEHDINNVLREALYEFPVLEVNVNLPSWVMVLRENHWLRESYEEAVRETVQDIKRLRDVDKVVGFFADYDFIDDARLAGIEMGQGIAEIDLFAPDYLYDQILKEVVGVEIRGKDHLLQLMQEFAYAKTEYDQVADALRMVKQTGYGIAAPAITDMSLDEPEIIRQGSRFGVRLKAIAPSIHMIKVDVESEFAPIIGTEKQSEEMLRYLMQDFEEDPLSIWNSDIFGRSLNSIVREGIQGKISLMPENARYKLKETLERIINEGSGGLIAIIL from the coding sequence ATGGAGAAAATCGATATTTTCAAAGATATCGCCGAACGGACAGGCGGAGATATCTACTTGGGTGTAGTAGGAGCAGTTAGAACAGGGAAGTCCACATTTATTAAGAAGTTTATGGAGCTTGTGGTGCTGCCGAACATTGATAATGAAGCAGAACGCCAACGTGCACAAGATGAATTACCGCAGAGTGCAGCTGGACGCACCATTATGACCACTGAGCCCAAATTTGTTCCAAACAATGCGGTGAAGATCAATGTAGGTGATGGGCTGGATGTTAACATACGTCTCGTTGATTCAGTAGGTTATGCGGTGCCGAGTGCAAAAGGGTACGAAGATGAAAACGGCCCAAGAATGATTCATACGCCTTGGTACGATGAGCCGATTCCGTTTCATGAAGCGGCAGAAATCGGAACTCGAAAAGTCATTCAAGAGCATTCCACACTCGGCGTAGTGGTTACGACGGATGGAACGATCGGTGAGATTCCAAGATATGATTATGTGGAATCAGAAGAACGAGTGGTTGAAGAGCTGAAAGAAGTTGGAAAGCCGTTTATCATGCTGATCAACTCCACACAGCCACACCATCCTGACACGCAAAGACTTCGCAACGAGCTTTGTGAAAAATATGATATCCCGGTACTCGCGATGAGTGTTGAAGCGATGACGGAGCATGATATTAACAACGTGTTAAGAGAAGCGTTATATGAGTTTCCGGTGCTTGAGGTCAATGTTAACCTTCCTAGCTGGGTAATGGTCCTTCGTGAGAACCATTGGCTGCGTGAAAGCTATGAAGAAGCGGTAAGAGAAACGGTTCAAGACATCAAACGTCTTCGAGATGTTGATAAGGTTGTAGGATTCTTCGCTGATTATGATTTTATCGATGACGCAAGACTCGCAGGAATCGAAATGGGTCAAGGGATCGCTGAGATCGACTTGTTCGCACCAGATTACCTGTACGATCAGATTTTAAAAGAAGTGGTTGGCGTTGAGATTCGTGGAAAAGACCACCTGCTTCAGCTGATGCAAGAATTTGCATACGCTAAAACGGAATATGATCAAGTGGCAGATGCGCTGAGAATGGTTAAGCAAACTGGGTATGGAATCGCAGCACCAGCCATTACCGATATGAGCCTAGATGAGCCTGAGATCATCCGTCAAGGATCTCGATTCGGTGTAAGACTGAAGGCGATCGCACCTTCCATTCATATGATTAAAGTAGATGTGGAATCAGAGTTCGCTCCGATTATCGGTACGGAAAAACAAAGTGAAGAGATGCTGAGATACTTGATGCAAGACTTTGAAGAAGATCCGCTATCAATCTGGAATTCTGATATCTTTGGAAGATCGCTAAACTCTATCGTAAGAGAAGGAATTCAAGGGAAGATATCACTAATGCCAGAGAATGCAAGATATAAATTAAAAGAGACATTAGAACGTATTATTAATGAAGGTTCAGGCGGTTTGATTGCCATTATTTTATAA
- a CDS encoding DUF2768 domain-containing protein: protein MSEGLLKMWVALSAIGLMFVAVFSIMFSRAKLTGIFQTVVSLFAWICMIIAGILIIIVVFSGPVQG, encoded by the coding sequence ATGAGTGAAGGTTTGTTAAAAATGTGGGTGGCACTATCAGCCATCGGTTTAATGTTTGTTGCTGTTTTCTCTATCATGTTTAGTCGAGCGAAATTAACTGGAATTTTTCAGACGGTCGTTTCACTATTCGCCTGGATCTGCATGATCATTGCAGGTATTCTAATCATCATCGTTGTGTTCAGCGGACCTGTACAAGGGTAA
- a CDS encoding stage VI sporulation protein F translates to MEREQHFFDKIEKKTSVKKDDIFKLAQSVSGSNLRDERTIRMLISQVSSMAGVAVSKQKEDQIVQAVLNNNIPLDLATLSKMFEGK, encoded by the coding sequence GTGGAACGTGAACAACACTTTTTTGATAAAATCGAGAAGAAAACAAGTGTGAAAAAGGATGATATTTTTAAACTTGCTCAATCCGTAAGCGGGTCAAATCTTCGTGACGAGCGCACGATTCGTATGCTGATTTCCCAAGTATCTTCTATGGCTGGAGTAGCAGTTTCGAAGCAAAAGGAAGATCAGATCGTTCAAGCTGTTCTTAACAATAACATCCCTCTTGACTTGGCAACATTATCTAAAATGTTTGAAGGTAAGTAG
- a CDS encoding NAD(P)H-dependent glycerol-3-phosphate dehydrogenase, with product MDNVAVLGAGSWGTALAIVLADNGHNVSLWGRREDQVNEINNNHKNEKYLPGVVLPENIQATTQLNECVKKADTIVLVTPTKAMREVLGQLKNDLSSPVTIVHASKGIEPGTYKRISEIIEEELPESVLDSVVVLSGPSHAEEVSLRQPTTVTVSSVNMKAAEKVQDLFINQNFRVYTNPDVVGVELGGALKNIIALGAGLSDGLGYGDNAKAALITRGLAEIARLGTHMGANPLTFSGLTGIGDLIVTCTSVHSRNWRAGNMLGKGMKLEDVLENMGMVVEGVRTTQAAYELSKREEVEMPITQVLYDVLFNGKGAKQAVDDLMQRSRTHEVEDVSSLKS from the coding sequence ATGGATAATGTTGCTGTTTTAGGTGCTGGAAGTTGGGGTACTGCTCTCGCCATCGTTTTGGCTGACAACGGTCATAACGTTTCCCTATGGGGTCGTAGAGAGGACCAGGTCAACGAGATCAACAACAATCATAAGAATGAAAAATATTTGCCTGGAGTTGTGCTCCCTGAAAACATACAAGCAACAACGCAGTTGAACGAATGTGTGAAGAAAGCGGACACGATCGTACTCGTCACGCCAACAAAAGCGATGAGAGAAGTACTCGGTCAATTAAAGAACGATTTGAGTTCTCCAGTCACAATTGTTCATGCTTCTAAAGGCATCGAACCTGGTACATATAAGCGTATTTCTGAAATCATTGAAGAAGAGCTTCCTGAGTCTGTTTTGGATTCTGTTGTCGTGCTTTCGGGTCCGAGTCATGCGGAAGAGGTTTCTCTAAGACAGCCGACGACGGTTACGGTTTCATCCGTAAACATGAAGGCTGCTGAAAAAGTACAAGATCTTTTCATCAATCAAAATTTCCGTGTTTACACGAATCCTGATGTGGTCGGTGTTGAGCTTGGTGGTGCATTAAAAAACATCATTGCCCTAGGTGCTGGACTTTCTGATGGATTAGGCTATGGTGATAATGCAAAGGCGGCTTTAATCACAAGAGGTCTAGCTGAGATCGCTCGCCTTGGTACGCATATGGGAGCAAACCCTCTTACATTCTCTGGTCTTACAGGGATCGGAGATTTGATCGTAACGTGTACGAGTGTTCACAGCCGTAACTGGCGCGCTGGAAACATGCTTGGAAAAGGCATGAAACTTGAAGATGTTCTTGAAAATATGGGCATGGTCGTTGAAGGCGTAAGAACCACTCAAGCTGCTTACGAGTTGAGTAAGCGTGAAGAAGTGGAGATGCCGATCACACAGGTTCTATATGATGTATTGTTTAACGGCAAGGGTGCAAAGCAAGCTGTTGACGATTTGATGCAGCGTTCTCGCACACATGAAGTTGAAGATGTATCTTCTTTAAAAAGCTAA
- the plsY gene encoding glycerol-3-phosphate 1-O-acyltransferase PlsY — protein MMTIVLFVISYLIGSISFSYLLTKVLRNEDIRNHGSGNAGATNTLRVLGKKPAIAVLLLDCLKGILVVLVALWLTDSSLIAVLCGLIAVIGHNYPVFYGFKGGKGVATAIGVFAAIAFLPSLIAGVIAIITIWVSRFVSLGSIVFLILTPFFMLYQFNLPLEAVWASFVLSIVSIWKHRGNIARIWSGNERKI, from the coding sequence ATGATGACGATCGTACTCTTCGTTATTTCTTACTTGATCGGAAGTATTAGTTTCAGTTATTTGCTGACTAAAGTATTGAGAAATGAAGACATAAGAAATCATGGAAGTGGTAACGCAGGTGCTACAAATACGCTAAGAGTGTTAGGGAAAAAGCCGGCGATCGCGGTATTGCTCTTAGACTGCTTGAAGGGTATTTTGGTTGTGTTAGTTGCTTTATGGTTAACTGATTCTTCCTTAATCGCAGTTCTATGCGGTCTAATAGCCGTAATCGGTCACAACTATCCCGTCTTTTATGGATTTAAAGGCGGGAAAGGAGTGGCAACAGCGATTGGTGTTTTTGCTGCAATTGCATTCTTGCCATCACTCATAGCAGGTGTTATCGCTATCATAACCATTTGGGTATCCAGATTTGTTTCATTAGGTTCTATTGTTTTTTTAATTCTTACTCCCTTTTTTATGTTGTACCAATTTAATCTTCCTCTTGAAGCAGTATGGGCTAGCTTTGTTCTTTCAATTGTTTCAATTTGGAAGCATCGAGGAAATATAGCAAGGATCTGGAGCGGGAATGAACGTAAAATTTAA
- the der gene encoding ribosome biogenesis GTPase Der, translating to MTKPVLAIVGRPNVGKSTIFNRIAGDRISIVEDMPGVTRDRIYSSAEWLNTEFNLIDTGGIEISDAPFMSQMKEQAELAIEEADVILFLVDGMNGITAADEEVAKMLFRSKKPVVLGVNKIDNPERKELLYEFYSLGMGEPIGVSGTHGIGLGDLLDQVVSHFPETVAEEKEDDTIYFSLIGRPNVGKSSLVNAILGKERVIVSNIAGTTRDAIDSSFEREDQKYVIIDTAGMRKRGKVYETTEKYSVMRAMKAIERSDVVLMVIDAEEGIIEQDKKVAGFAHEAGKAVVIVVNKWDAVEKDDKTMQKFEQKIRDHFLYLSYAPIVFVSAKTKQRLHQLYPVINQVAENHSLRVQTNILNEVIMDAVAMNPAPMDNGKRLKINYATQVASKPPTFVIFVNDPELFHFSYKRFLENRIRETFGFVGTPIKIFARKKND from the coding sequence ATGACGAAACCAGTTTTAGCCATAGTAGGAAGACCGAACGTAGGGAAATCTACTATTTTTAACAGAATTGCCGGAGATCGTATCTCGATCGTAGAAGATATGCCAGGTGTAACGCGTGACCGTATTTATAGCTCTGCTGAGTGGTTGAACACGGAATTCAACTTAATTGACACGGGCGGTATTGAAATTAGCGATGCACCATTTATGAGTCAGATGAAAGAACAAGCAGAACTGGCTATTGAAGAAGCAGATGTTATTTTATTCCTCGTAGATGGAATGAACGGAATTACAGCTGCTGATGAAGAAGTAGCTAAGATGTTGTTTCGATCTAAAAAGCCTGTCGTACTAGGTGTAAATAAGATCGATAACCCGGAACGTAAAGAACTGTTGTATGAGTTCTATAGCTTAGGAATGGGCGAACCGATCGGTGTATCTGGTACACATGGTATCGGTCTTGGAGATCTTTTAGATCAAGTAGTAAGTCATTTTCCTGAAACGGTTGCTGAGGAAAAAGAAGACGACACGATCTACTTCTCTTTGATTGGACGACCTAACGTAGGGAAATCTTCTCTTGTGAATGCCATCTTAGGTAAAGAACGAGTTATTGTTAGTAATATTGCTGGAACAACGAGAGACGCGATTGATTCAAGTTTTGAGCGTGAAGATCAGAAGTATGTAATCATCGATACGGCTGGTATGAGAAAGCGCGGAAAAGTTTATGAGACAACTGAGAAATATAGTGTCATGCGTGCGATGAAAGCGATCGAACGTTCCGATGTTGTCCTTATGGTCATTGACGCTGAAGAAGGGATCATCGAACAAGATAAGAAAGTAGCTGGATTTGCACACGAAGCAGGTAAAGCGGTAGTGATCGTCGTAAACAAATGGGATGCTGTTGAAAAAGACGATAAGACGATGCAAAAGTTCGAACAGAAGATTCGTGACCACTTCTTGTATCTGTCTTATGCGCCGATCGTATTCGTATCTGCAAAAACGAAGCAGCGTCTTCATCAGTTGTATCCTGTAATCAATCAGGTCGCGGAGAATCACTCGCTTCGTGTTCAAACGAACATCTTGAATGAAGTGATCATGGATGCTGTAGCTATGAACCCAGCACCGATGGATAACGGTAAAAGACTTAAAATCAACTATGCGACACAAGTGGCTTCAAAACCACCGACGTTCGTTATCTTTGTTAATGATCCTGAACTTTTCCACTTCTCCTATAAACGTTTCCTCGAGAACCGTATTCGTGAAACGTTTGGCTTTGTTGGAACGCCTATCAAAATCTTTGCTAGAAAGAAAAACGATTAA
- a CDS encoding YphA family membrane protein: MNDGILFYWFMWMGWIVTTFLIPKGKLRNQCVFITLFGIILSSINIHFSIGSLNAAFVFFLLIGFIRVINNSHQLFFFVTSSFIVATAYVSVELFALYDPAKLFVNKKVMILVLLTSLVITLAGSKKDHFSLIAIGLFIGDAAYQFIILRLAGKVEIGSLYVMDLFASTSMMLLFMVVLVDMFKKIRRTAFKRVTSAKQI; this comes from the coding sequence ATGAACGATGGCATACTTTTTTATTGGTTCATGTGGATGGGCTGGATTGTTACGACCTTTCTCATTCCTAAAGGGAAGCTAAGAAATCAATGTGTTTTTATAACATTGTTCGGAATAATATTGTCGAGTATCAACATCCATTTTTCTATAGGAAGCCTAAATGCTGCATTTGTGTTCTTTTTACTGATCGGTTTTATCCGTGTGATCAACAACAGTCATCAGCTCTTTTTTTTCGTTACTAGCAGTTTTATAGTGGCTACAGCTTATGTTTCTGTCGAGCTTTTTGCTCTATATGATCCCGCTAAACTGTTCGTGAACAAGAAAGTAATGATCCTCGTATTACTAACCTCTTTAGTAATTACGTTAGCAGGATCTAAGAAAGATCACTTTAGTCTGATTGCAATAGGTCTTTTTATTGGTGATGCTGCATATCAGTTCATCATTCTTAGGCTCGCTGGCAAAGTTGAGATTGGTTCTTTATATGTGATGGATTTGTTCGCCTCAACTTCTATGATGCTCTTATTTATGGTAGTATTGGTAGATATGTTCAAAAAAATAAGACGAACAGCTTTTAAAAGGGTTACTTCAGCCAAACAGATTTAG
- the rpsA gene encoding 30S ribosomal protein S1 yields the protein MTDEMSTSLTNASMAEKGEIIKGTVLKVEDKHALVDISAKQDAFLPINEVSSLFIEKVSDVLNEGDQITVKVLSHTEDKLLVSKKAVDTEKSWSELEEKFDSKETFEVVVHDVVKGGLVVDLGVRAFIPASMVESHFVEDFSDYKGKSLSVKIVELDAEKGRVILSHRAVTEEAAVAKKQEILDRLAPGEIIEGKVQRLTDFGAFVDIGGVDGLVHVSQLSHNRVDNPSEVLSEGETVKVKVLSVDRDNDRISLSIKETQPGPWEEASSSIQAGSVIEGTVKRIVTFGAFVEVAPGIEGLVHISELANRHIGNPSEVVKEGQQVSVKVLEVNSQDKRMSLSMKAVQDEKEKANLKENLPKEEKGFSLADMIGDQLKGYK from the coding sequence ATGACAGACGAAATGAGCACAAGTTTAACAAATGCTTCTATGGCTGAAAAAGGTGAAATCATTAAAGGTACTGTACTAAAAGTGGAAGACAAGCACGCGTTAGTGGATATCAGCGCTAAGCAAGACGCGTTTTTACCGATTAATGAAGTTTCAAGTCTTTTCATTGAAAAGGTAAGTGACGTGTTGAATGAAGGAGATCAGATCACGGTTAAAGTACTTTCTCATACGGAGGACAAGCTTCTCGTTTCTAAGAAAGCAGTGGACACTGAAAAATCATGGAGCGAACTAGAAGAAAAGTTTGATTCTAAAGAAACGTTTGAAGTCGTTGTTCATGACGTAGTAAAAGGTGGACTTGTGGTAGACCTTGGCGTGCGAGCGTTCATTCCAGCTTCGATGGTCGAGTCTCACTTTGTTGAAGATTTTTCCGATTATAAAGGAAAATCACTTTCTGTTAAAATCGTAGAGCTAGATGCAGAGAAAGGTCGCGTAATCTTATCTCATCGAGCTGTGACAGAAGAAGCAGCGGTAGCAAAGAAACAAGAAATCTTAGACCGTTTGGCACCAGGCGAAATCATTGAAGGTAAAGTACAGCGTTTGACAGACTTTGGTGCTTTCGTAGATATCGGTGGTGTTGATGGATTAGTCCATGTTTCACAGCTATCTCATAACCGTGTTGATAACCCTTCAGAGGTTCTTAGCGAAGGTGAGACTGTGAAAGTAAAAGTTCTCTCTGTTGACCGCGATAATGACAGAATTTCATTGTCGATAAAAGAAACACAGCCTGGACCTTGGGAAGAAGCTAGTTCTTCCATTCAAGCTGGAAGTGTTATTGAAGGTACTGTAAAGCGCATCGTAACGTTTGGTGCATTCGTAGAAGTAGCACCTGGCATCGAAGGCTTAGTTCATATTTCAGAATTAGCGAACCGTCACATCGGAAATCCAAGTGAGGTTGTGAAAGAAGGTCAGCAAGTTTCTGTAAAAGTGCTTGAAGTGAACAGTCAAGATAAGCGTATGAGCTTAAGCATGAAAGCTGTTCAAGATGAAAAGGAAAAAGCGAACCTTAAAGAAAACCTTCCTAAAGAAGAAAAAGGATTTTCATTAGCAGATATGATCGGTGATCAGCTAAAAGGTTACAAATAA
- a CDS encoding lysophospholipid acyltransferase family protein, whose translation MMLYSFGKWLCGTYFKGTYKPEIVGAENMPKTGGVLLCTNHIHNYDPPLVGVASPRDVHFMAKAELFSVPVLKHILPKINAFPVKRGMSDKTALKTGMNLLKEGKVVGLFPEGTRSKTGEIGEGLAGAGFFALKSDAHIVPCAIVGEYQKGKKLKVVFGKPIDFTHFREQKASAKEATELIMKHIAQLKKEHE comes from the coding sequence ATGATGCTTTATTCTTTCGGTAAATGGCTATGTGGGACGTATTTCAAAGGAACATATAAGCCAGAAATCGTTGGAGCAGAAAACATGCCGAAAACTGGTGGCGTGCTTTTATGCACCAACCATATCCATAACTACGATCCCCCTCTTGTTGGGGTAGCTTCACCACGAGATGTGCATTTTATGGCTAAAGCAGAGCTCTTTTCTGTACCGGTTTTAAAACATATTCTCCCAAAGATCAACGCGTTTCCTGTTAAACGTGGGATGAGTGACAAAACAGCTTTAAAAACAGGAATGAATCTTTTAAAAGAGGGAAAAGTTGTTGGGTTGTTTCCAGAAGGAACCCGCTCAAAGACAGGAGAAATCGGAGAAGGCCTAGCAGGAGCAGGCTTCTTTGCCCTTAAATCAGATGCTCACATCGTTCCATGTGCGATCGTTGGAGAATATCAAAAAGGAAAAAAACTGAAAGTCGTATTCGGCAAACCGATCGACTTTACACATTTTCGGGAGCAAAAAGCTTCCGCAAAAGAAGCGACAGAGCTTATAATGAAACATATAGCTCAGTTAAAAAAAGAGCATGAATAA
- the cmk gene encoding (d)CMP kinase codes for MKKLLSIAIDGPAGAGKSTVAKQVAERLSFIYIDTGAMYRALTYKALLKGADLNDGRELEIVLNDTDIKLVITDGGQAVLLDGKDVSEEIRTSEVTNNVSFVARQQEVRTEMVKRQQLLAESGGVVMDGRDIGTHVMPNAELKIFLIASVEERARRRYEENLTKGFEADFELLKSEIALRDKRDSEREVAPLRKAEDAIELDTTSMTIDEVVSSILHYAKERAL; via the coding sequence ATGAAAAAATTATTATCAATCGCCATTGATGGCCCGGCTGGAGCAGGAAAAAGTACGGTAGCCAAACAAGTAGCTGAACGTCTTTCATTCATTTATATTGACACGGGTGCCATGTATAGGGCATTAACATATAAAGCTCTTTTAAAAGGAGCAGATCTTAATGATGGACGAGAACTTGAAATCGTTTTGAATGATACAGATATTAAATTAGTGATCACGGATGGAGGACAAGCTGTTCTTCTTGATGGAAAAGATGTCTCAGAAGAGATCAGAACAAGTGAAGTAACGAATAATGTATCTTTTGTTGCCAGACAGCAAGAAGTACGTACTGAAATGGTGAAAAGACAACAACTCTTAGCTGAATCTGGGGGAGTTGTCATGGATGGCCGTGATATTGGGACACATGTTATGCCAAACGCAGAGCTGAAAATTTTCTTGATCGCTTCGGTAGAAGAAAGAGCTCGCAGACGCTATGAAGAAAATTTAACAAAAGGGTTCGAAGCAGATTTTGAACTTTTAAAAAGTGAGATTGCGTTAAGAGATAAGCGCGACAGCGAAAGAGAAGTAGCTCCATTAAGAAAAGCAGAAGATGCTATCGAACTGGACACAACAAGTATGACGATCGACGAGGTAGTTTCAAGCATTCTTCATTATGCAAAAGAAAGGGCTTTGTAA
- a CDS encoding DUF5359 family protein — MKRFERILIQLAVVHFILLVAAQFLLEIPSFKLYTNKSIYYEGVIKSDKQPTLETIDR; from the coding sequence ATGAAACGATTTGAACGAATATTAATTCAGCTTGCCGTTGTTCATTTTATTTTACTGGTTGCCGCGCAGTTTCTACTTGAGATTCCTTCCTTTAAGTTATATACAAATAAGAGTATCTATTACGAAGGAGTCATCAAAAGTGACAAACAACCGACTTTGGAAACAATAGACCGTTAA
- a CDS encoding flagellar brake protein, with the protein MITVGEPLYLEPLFSDKKDKYRCKVFDVKEDHLYIDYPSNEKTNRTEYFFDGTQFKASFVDKERNVYTFRTELLGRKIENIPVLMITSPKEEEIQKIQRREYVRVETMIDTSVVNQNDAYPPFNSVILDLSAGGMLLSLPIVHSVKSEDQLNCLVVFPMQSGEKLYLDLDCTVLRVFDGQAGGRQKASLQFGKLAQRDRQHIIRFCFEQQLLMKKKESVSL; encoded by the coding sequence ATGATAACAGTGGGTGAACCGTTATATTTAGAACCGTTGTTTTCCGACAAAAAAGATAAATATCGCTGCAAAGTGTTTGATGTAAAAGAGGATCATCTTTATATCGATTATCCCAGCAACGAAAAAACAAATCGCACAGAATATTTTTTTGATGGAACACAGTTTAAAGCTTCTTTTGTGGATAAAGAGAGGAATGTTTATACGTTTCGAACCGAGCTTTTAGGAAGAAAGATCGAAAACATTCCAGTATTGATGATCACCTCTCCAAAAGAAGAAGAGATACAAAAGATTCAGCGAAGAGAATATGTAAGGGTAGAAACGATGATCGATACATCGGTTGTTAACCAAAATGATGCGTATCCACCTTTTAACTCTGTGATCCTCGATCTAAGTGCAGGAGGGATGCTTCTTTCACTTCCAATAGTTCATTCCGTCAAGAGTGAAGATCAATTGAACTGTCTTGTTGTTTTTCCTATGCAATCTGGAGAAAAACTGTATTTGGACCTAGACTGCACAGTTTTAAGAGTATTCGACGGCCAAGCGGGTGGGCGACAAAAAGCTTCACTTCAATTCGGGAAACTCGCACAAAGAGATCGTCAGCATATCATCCGATTCTGCTTTGAACAACAGCTTCTTATGAAGAAGAAAGAGAGCGTGAGTCTATAG
- the ypeB gene encoding germination protein YpeB encodes MIRTILIVLLFVAVAGTGYWGYSEHQEKNAVLLQAENNYQRAFHDLNFHMDSLHDKIGETIAMNTRNQLSPALAQVWRLTSEAHNDVGQLPLALLPFNKTEEFLTKMGEFSYRAAVRDLDKNPLSDKEYNTLKELYANSTEIQNELRKTESLAQKNNLRWMDVEMALATNKQPEDNTIIDGFKTVDKSVEGYSDVDFGTEVSNMEKMKDRDLSQLKGKKITKEEAKKIAIDFFQLKKNVKITVESTGKDAKYDAYSLTLYNPDTKGTTYMDLTKKGGYPLYVLYDRNVGKPKISLNEAMLQADDFLKKHMESQMEMVTSDQYDNIGVFTYARLDDGVRIYPETVSVKVALDNGDIMGYEGTDFLLAHVDDRTPTFKISEQEARTNLNPKFQVKETSKALIRNDINEEVYCYEFLGILGNDTFRVFINAENGNEEEVRKLKEAEPSYNDI; translated from the coding sequence ATGATACGCACAATCCTAATTGTACTGTTGTTCGTTGCTGTAGCAGGAACAGGCTATTGGGGCTACAGTGAACATCAAGAAAAAAATGCTGTACTTCTTCAAGCTGAAAACAACTATCAACGGGCTTTTCATGATTTGAACTTCCATATGGATTCTCTTCATGACAAGATTGGCGAAACGATCGCTATGAATACACGAAATCAGCTATCTCCAGCTTTAGCTCAAGTTTGGAGACTAACATCAGAGGCTCATAATGATGTAGGCCAACTGCCTTTAGCGCTTCTACCATTTAACAAAACGGAAGAATTTTTAACAAAGATGGGTGAATTTAGTTATCGAGCAGCAGTTCGTGATCTAGATAAGAATCCGCTTAGTGATAAAGAATACAATACGTTAAAAGAGTTGTACGCAAATTCAACAGAAATTCAAAACGAGTTAAGAAAAACAGAATCATTAGCACAAAAGAACAACTTGCGTTGGATGGATGTCGAGATGGCTCTAGCTACAAACAAGCAGCCAGAAGACAACACGATCATTGACGGATTTAAGACCGTTGATAAATCGGTCGAAGGGTATTCAGATGTAGACTTTGGAACAGAAGTATCCAACATGGAGAAAATGAAAGACCGTGATCTCAGTCAGTTAAAAGGTAAAAAGATTACAAAAGAAGAAGCTAAAAAGATTGCGATCGACTTTTTTCAATTAAAGAAAAACGTTAAGATTACAGTTGAAAGCACTGGAAAAGATGCAAAGTATGACGCTTACTCACTAACGCTATATAACCCAGATACTAAAGGAACAACATACATGGATCTTACAAAAAAGGGGGGATATCCACTGTATGTACTTTACGATCGTAACGTCGGGAAACCAAAAATCTCACTGAATGAAGCGATGCTTCAAGCTGATGACTTTCTAAAGAAACATATGGAAAGTCAAATGGAGATGGTAACAAGTGACCAATACGATAACATCGGGGTGTTCACTTATGCTCGACTAGACGATGGTGTAAGGATCTATCCTGAGACCGTGTCTGTAAAAGTAGCATTAGATAATGGAGACATCATGGGGTATGAAGGTACAGACTTCCTTCTAGCACACGTAGACGATAGAACGCCTACATTTAAGATCTCAGAACAAGAAGCAAGAACAAACCTTAACCCTAAGTTCCAAGTAAAAGAAACAAGTAAAGCATTGATTCGAAACGATATAAACGAAGAAGTGTATTGTTACGAATTCCTAGGAATTCTAGGTAACGATACGTTCCGCGTCTTCATTAACGCAGAGAACGGAAATGAAGAAGAAGTAAGAAAGCTTAAAGAAGCAGAGCCGTCTTATAACGACATCTAA